The genomic interval GTAATCATTTATTTGATTATTGTAATTGCAGGAGTTGCTAAAGTGGTAATTTTGTAGCATTATGATAACGATTACCTCCAAATCGAAAGCTATTAAAGATCAAAACCAGGGAATAGCCACCCTGTTAGCTTTTGCCTTACTACCTCTATCTGGCTTTGCAACTGATATCTATATTCCGTCTTTGCCAACCATGGCAGGGGAGATGAATGTGAGCAGTATCCAGGTGCAGCTTACCTTAAGTATCTTTCTGATCAGTTATGGTGTTTCTCAACTCTTTATCGGGAGTGTCCTGGATAGTTTTGGTCGCTATAAAATCTCTTTGATTTCCCTGGTAATTTTCGCACTGGCAAGTTTTACGATTGCAACTACACACAATATCTATCTGATTTACCTGATGCGGGTTATCCACGGATTAACGGTTGGTGCAATTATCGTAGCCAAGCGTGCTTATTTTGTAGATGTATTTTCCGGAGATAAATTAAAACATTATTTAAGTCTTTTCTCTATTATCTGGTCTACAGGCCCGATTGTCGCTCCTTTTATAGGCGGTTATTTACAAGCAGCCTTCGGTTGGGAGTCTAACTTTTACTTTTTAGGTGGTTTTGCACTGGTACTGCTGGTATTGGAAATGATTTATAGTGGAGAAAGCCTCGTACACTTTACCGAGTTCCGTTTCCGTAATATTTTAAATATCTATACCACCATGGTGAAGACTGCAAGTTTCTCATTGGGCATAGTGATGCTTGGACTGGCTTACTGTATGGTGATGATTTATAATATGACAGGCCCTTTCATCATTGAGCATCATTTACAGCTTTCACCTATTATTGCAGGTTATAGTTCCCTGTTTTTAGGTTTTGCATGGATGGTCGGCGGATTTATTGGTAAAGCGACAATTAACAAGCCTTTCTTTAGAAGACTTGCTGTTAATGTCGGCTTGCAGGTTGCCTTTGTGACTGTGATGATCATCAGTCTTAACTTTATCAGTAATTTATATTCTATGCTGTTCTTTGCCTTTATCATTCATGTAGGCGCAGGTTATACTTTTAACAACTATTTCACCTTCTGTTTAGGTAAGTTTCCAAAAAATGCAGGTATTGCAGGGGGCCTTACCGGTGGAATCACTTATGTCATTGTTTCCTTCCTGAGTTATGGGATTGTGAATGTCGTACCCGCAAAAGACGAAACAAATCTGAGCTACAGCTATTTGATTCTGATTGCACTTTCGGTAGTGATTATGCTGATCATTGCTAGTATCAATAAGAAAGCTGCAAATCAACCCGCAGCACAAACCGTATAGCAGTCAAAAACAGAACGGGATCTTTGCTTAAACGTGAATGATCCCGTTTTTTACGGCATAAATAACCAGTCCGGCAATCTTCTTTGAACCTATTTTTTCAAACAACTTAGTCCGGTAACCTTCTACAGTCCGCACACTCAGAAAGAGCTTCTTTGCAATTTCTATATTGGTGCTTTCCTCACAAATCAGTTTGAGTATATCAATTTCCCGGTCATTCAGCATGGCCTCTTTGCTGCCAATCGTTGCAGGCGGCTGGACTAATAATTCTTTGATTAAAGTAACTGATAAATGTTTATTGAAATAAAAGCCTTTTTCATGCACTTCGTGAATAGCCAGGATAATTTCCTCAGGCTCAGAATTTTTTAACAGATAACCATTTGCACCCGCTTTCATCACTTTGATAACATATTGACTTTCATCAACGGCAGACAGCATCAGTATTTTGATATTCTCAAAATTAGCTTTGATATGATCAAGCATTTTCAAATCATTCATACCAGGTAGCCTGATGTCTATAATGATCACATCCGGCTTTTTAGAAGACAGTTGATGGAGCAGATCAAAACCATTTCCTGTCTCAAAAACAAGATCAAATTCTTTGATATCATTTACTATTGCTGTTAATCCTTTTCTGAAGATTTTCTGATCATCAGCGATTGCAATTTTTAGCGGTATCATAAGAGAGAGCAATTATAATTAGATTTAAATCCGAATAATAAATATAATTCAATTCCAATAAAGTATCAAATTTTTAATACCCGTTCAGGTAGAATCACGGGCCTGCTACCGTACCAGCACGTATTTTGGAATCTGGAATTAAACTGGTCAGCATGTTTGGAAAGAGCACAAAACATCCGGTTTCGTCAGGCAGGATAGCTTAATTTTACACGCCCTTGTGTTTAATGCTGTTTGCCACTCATTTGCTGATCTTTATGGGGTTTTAACCGGATAAAATCTTGTTCTGCTGAAAAGAGAACCAGATTTGTCTACCTTTGCACTATTCTTAAATCGTATTTAAGAGTGTAATATTAATTTGCTGATATGCGTCAAAAAGTATTTTTATTCGGGCTGATTTTTATGGGACTGACTACCTGTTCCATTACAGGCTGTAAAGAAGAAAAATCTACAGCTAATTCTGCTTTTTATTACTGGAAAACCACGTTTTTACTGGATAAATCTCAGGCTGGATTATTAAAGGATGGAGCTGGTAATCAATTATATCTTCGTTTATTTGATGTGATCTGGGATGAACAGAAAAGCGATGTCCGGCCCAATGCTGTGATCAGTATTAACCAGGATGTAAGTCAATTTCATATTGTCCCGGTTATTTATATCACCAATAAAACTTTTGAAAAACTAACTGCTGATCAAATAGAGCCATTGGCCGAAAAGGTCAATCAATTGATCAATGAGATTACTACACAAAATAAAGTGTCTTATCAGCGTGTGCAGATAGATTGTGACTGGACTACAGGGACTAAAAATCGTTATTTTACTTTTCTTAAAGCTTTTAAAGCGGCCAGTAAAAAACAACTCGAAGCAACGATCCGCCTGCACCAGATCAAATATGCAGATCGTACAGGTGTACCACCCGTTGATAAAGGCCTGTTAATGTTTTATAATATGGGCAAAATATCAGCCAGGCTGCAAC from Pedobacter sp. WC2423 carries:
- a CDS encoding MFS transporter; amino-acid sequence: MITITSKSKAIKDQNQGIATLLAFALLPLSGFATDIYIPSLPTMAGEMNVSSIQVQLTLSIFLISYGVSQLFIGSVLDSFGRYKISLISLVIFALASFTIATTHNIYLIYLMRVIHGLTVGAIIVAKRAYFVDVFSGDKLKHYLSLFSIIWSTGPIVAPFIGGYLQAAFGWESNFYFLGGFALVLLVLEMIYSGESLVHFTEFRFRNILNIYTTMVKTASFSLGIVMLGLAYCMVMIYNMTGPFIIEHHLQLSPIIAGYSSLFLGFAWMVGGFIGKATINKPFFRRLAVNVGLQVAFVTVMIISLNFISNLYSMLFFAFIIHVGAGYTFNNYFTFCLGKFPKNAGIAGGLTGGITYVIVSFLSYGIVNVVPAKDETNLSYSYLILIALSVVIMLIIASINKKAANQPAAQTV
- a CDS encoding response regulator, whose amino-acid sequence is MIPLKIAIADDQKIFRKGLTAIVNDIKEFDLVFETGNGFDLLHQLSSKKPDVIIIDIRLPGMNDLKMLDHIKANFENIKILMLSAVDESQYVIKVMKAGANGYLLKNSEPEEIILAIHEVHEKGFYFNKHLSVTLIKELLVQPPATIGSKEAMLNDREIDILKLICEESTNIEIAKKLFLSVRTVEGYRTKLFEKIGSKKIAGLVIYAVKNGIIHV